In Haloplanus rubicundus, one DNA window encodes the following:
- a CDS encoding XdhC family protein: MTRDETRPEESSDDGAALERALAERGEAYARVTVVRREPPVSANVGDRAVVTRSGEIHGWIGGMSCAQSVVSEEATTAIDDGEPRLLGIAPDPDTVDRPGVSAFPMQCHSEGVLELFVEPVTPAPELLVVGGSPIARSLARLAAELPVDVTLVDPDGDADDLPPGTAATTVTDPDEIAAAVGTAPLVVVASMGGYDARGVAAGVRADAGYIGLVASDARCAEVIERAADLLDRDPDAVRAAVTNPAGVDIAAHTPPEIAASILAEVVDVRARAVGGTEAAGTDETDADAIDPVCGMTVTPGEAAASVDHDGETYHFCCRGCADSFRADPAAYLEEDSTAPA; the protein is encoded by the coding sequence ATGACACGGGACGAGACGCGACCGGAGGAATCGAGCGACGACGGGGCCGCCCTAGAGCGGGCGCTCGCGGAGCGCGGCGAGGCGTACGCGCGGGTGACGGTCGTCCGGCGCGAGCCGCCGGTCTCCGCGAACGTCGGCGACCGGGCGGTCGTGACGCGTTCGGGGGAGATTCACGGCTGGATCGGCGGCATGTCGTGTGCGCAGTCGGTCGTCAGCGAGGAGGCGACGACCGCCATCGATGACGGCGAGCCGCGCCTGCTCGGCATCGCCCCCGACCCCGATACGGTCGACCGACCGGGCGTGTCGGCGTTTCCCATGCAGTGTCACAGCGAGGGCGTCCTCGAACTGTTCGTCGAGCCGGTGACGCCGGCGCCGGAACTGCTCGTCGTCGGCGGGTCGCCCATCGCGCGGTCACTCGCGCGGCTGGCCGCCGAACTCCCCGTCGACGTGACGCTGGTCGACCCGGACGGCGACGCCGACGACTTGCCGCCGGGGACGGCGGCCACGACGGTCACCGATCCGGACGAAATCGCCGCGGCGGTGGGGACGGCGCCGCTGGTCGTCGTCGCCTCGATGGGCGGCTACGACGCCCGCGGGGTGGCCGCCGGCGTCCGCGCGGACGCGGGCTACATCGGTCTCGTCGCCAGCGACGCCCGGTGTGCGGAGGTGATCGAGCGGGCGGCCGACCTGCTGGACCGCGACCCGGACGCGGTGCGGGCGGCGGTGACGAACCCCGCCGGCGTCGACATCGCGGCCCACACCCCGCCCGAAATCGCCGCGAGCATCCTCGCGGAGGTGGTCGACGTGCGGGCCCGTGCCGTCGGCGGCACCGAGGCCGCGGGGACGGACGAGACCGACGCCGACGCGATCGACCCGGTGTGTGGCATGACGGTGACGCCCGGCGAGGCGGCCGCGAGCGTCGATCACGACGGCGAGACGTACCACTTCTGCTGTCGGGGCTGTGCGGACTCGTTCCGCGCCGACCCCGCGGCGTATCTGGAGGAGGACTCGACCGCCCCAGCATGA
- a CDS encoding aerobic carbon-monoxide dehydrogenase large subunit, whose protein sequence is MSSESDDTAEPREYQHDDDGGPQPEKHCGHGRGGMGEEVTRKEDKRFITGRGNYVDDIKKPRMLHCEIVRSPHAHARIEDIDGSRAMALDGVVAVLTADDLLEHDLATMPTLMDDTQDVLVNDKVKFQSQEVAAVIATDRYVAKDGAEKVEVEYEVLDPVVDAEEALEEDAPLIREELDDQEDNHIFDWETGDKEETQEIFDAADVTVEEEMEYQRLHPAPIETCGCVADWDPGDDKMTVHMTSQAPHAHRTLFSQVSGIPEHKVRIVSPDVGGGFGNKVPIYPGYVVAAAASYVLERPVKWIEERSENIQTTGFARDYDMTGELAATEDGEIQGVKVDVLANHGAYNAAAQPSKFPAGFFNIFTGSYDIEAAYGSLTGVYTNTAPGGVAYRCSFRVTEAVYLIERMVKVLADELDVDPAEIRRKNFIPSDAFPYESATGWNYDSGDYEKALDKALEMADYDHYREEQQRRIEQDADKLIGIGISSFTEVVGAGPGKQCDIAGIEMFDSADLRVNPTGNAVLRVGVQTQGQGHETTFAQIVAEELGMDVDDIVVEHGDTDTEPYGLGTYGSRSTPVAGAATAVAARKVRDKAKSIAANELEAAEEDIEWDRESGEFHVAGAPDRSITITEIAAGAYMNHPGSEEPGLEATNYYDPPEMTYPFGSYIVIVEVDRETGEVDFEKFVAVDDCGNRINPMIIEGQIHGGLAQGIGTAMMEHVTYDDNGNVTGGDFMNYLLPTAKEIPNFETGHTVTPSPHHPIGAKGVGESPTVGSPPAIVNAVVDAMSHAGVSHVEMPMTPDVVWESLDEAGLAIEPSANVAFEFDDAGEEPADD, encoded by the coding sequence GTGAGTAGTGAATCCGACGACACGGCCGAGCCGAGGGAGTATCAACACGACGACGACGGCGGCCCCCAGCCCGAGAAACACTGCGGCCACGGCCGCGGTGGCATGGGCGAGGAGGTCACGCGCAAGGAGGACAAGCGGTTCATCACCGGCCGCGGCAACTACGTCGACGACATCAAGAAGCCGCGGATGCTCCACTGCGAAATCGTCCGGAGCCCGCACGCCCACGCCCGAATCGAGGACATCGACGGGTCGCGCGCGATGGCCCTCGACGGCGTCGTCGCCGTCCTGACGGCTGACGACTTGCTCGAACACGACCTGGCGACCATGCCGACGCTCATGGACGACACCCAGGACGTGCTCGTCAACGACAAGGTGAAGTTCCAGTCCCAGGAGGTGGCGGCGGTCATCGCCACCGACCGCTACGTCGCGAAGGACGGCGCCGAGAAAGTCGAGGTGGAGTACGAGGTGCTCGACCCGGTCGTCGACGCGGAGGAGGCGCTGGAGGAGGACGCACCGCTCATCCGCGAGGAACTCGACGATCAGGAGGACAACCACATCTTCGACTGGGAGACGGGGGACAAAGAGGAGACCCAGGAAATCTTCGACGCGGCGGACGTGACGGTAGAGGAGGAGATGGAGTACCAGCGGCTCCACCCCGCACCCATCGAGACCTGTGGCTGCGTGGCCGACTGGGACCCCGGCGACGACAAGATGACGGTCCACATGACCTCGCAGGCGCCCCACGCCCACCGCACCCTGTTCTCGCAGGTGTCGGGCATCCCGGAGCACAAGGTTCGGATCGTCAGCCCGGACGTGGGCGGCGGCTTCGGCAACAAGGTGCCCATCTACCCCGGCTACGTCGTCGCCGCGGCGGCGTCGTACGTGCTGGAGCGGCCGGTGAAGTGGATCGAGGAGCGCTCGGAGAACATCCAGACGACCGGCTTCGCCCGCGACTACGACATGACGGGCGAACTCGCGGCCACCGAGGACGGCGAGATTCAGGGCGTCAAAGTCGACGTGCTGGCGAATCACGGCGCGTACAACGCCGCCGCCCAGCCGTCGAAGTTCCCGGCCGGCTTCTTCAACATCTTCACCGGGTCGTACGACATCGAGGCGGCGTACGGCTCGCTGACGGGGGTGTACACCAACACCGCGCCCGGCGGGGTCGCCTACCGGTGTTCGTTCCGCGTTACCGAAGCGGTGTACCTCATCGAGCGGATGGTGAAGGTGCTCGCCGACGAACTCGACGTGGACCCCGCGGAGATCCGACGGAAGAACTTCATTCCCTCCGATGCCTTCCCGTACGAGTCGGCGACGGGGTGGAACTACGACTCCGGCGACTACGAGAAGGCACTCGACAAAGCGCTGGAGATGGCCGACTACGACCACTACCGCGAGGAGCAACAGCGCCGGATCGAGCAGGATGCGGACAAGCTCATCGGCATCGGCATCTCGTCGTTCACCGAAGTCGTGGGCGCCGGCCCCGGCAAGCAGTGTGACATCGCGGGCATCGAGATGTTCGACTCCGCGGACCTGCGCGTGAACCCGACGGGCAACGCGGTGTTGCGCGTCGGCGTCCAGACCCAGGGACAGGGCCACGAGACGACCTTCGCCCAGATCGTCGCCGAGGAACTCGGGATGGACGTCGACGACATCGTCGTCGAACACGGCGACACCGACACCGAGCCGTACGGCCTCGGCACGTACGGGTCGCGCTCGACGCCGGTGGCGGGCGCCGCGACGGCCGTCGCCGCGCGGAAGGTGCGCGACAAGGCCAAATCCATCGCCGCGAACGAACTCGAAGCCGCGGAGGAGGACATCGAGTGGGACCGCGAGTCCGGCGAGTTCCACGTCGCCGGCGCGCCGGATCGCTCGATCACCATCACCGAAATCGCCGCGGGCGCCTACATGAACCACCCCGGGAGCGAGGAGCCCGGGCTGGAGGCGACGAACTACTACGACCCGCCGGAGATGACCTACCCCTTCGGGTCGTACATCGTGATCGTCGAGGTGGACCGCGAGACCGGCGAGGTCGACTTCGAGAAGTTCGTCGCCGTCGACGACTGTGGCAACCGCATCAACCCGATGATCATCGAGGGGCAGATCCACGGCGGGCTGGCCCAGGGCATCGGGACGGCGATGATGGAACACGTCACCTACGACGACAACGGCAACGTCACCGGCGGTGACTTCATGAACTACCTCCTGCCGACGGCGAAGGAGATTCCCAACTTCGAGACCGGACACACGGTCACGCCGTCGCCACACCACCCCATCGGGGCCAAGGGCGTCGGGGAGTCGCCGACGGTCGGGTCGCCGCCGGCCATCGTCAACGCCGTCGTCGACGCGATGAGCCACGCGGGCGTCTCGCACGTCGAGATGCCGATGACCCCCGACGTGGTCTGGGAGTCGCTGGACGAGGCCGGTCTCGCCATCGAACCCAGCGCGAACGTCGCCTTCGAGTTCGACGACGCGGGCGAGGAGCCGGCCGACGACTGA
- a CDS encoding (2Fe-2S)-binding protein, whose translation MTDEREITLTVNGTEHTIEVEPRKLLVHAIREDLDLTGTHIGCDTGNCGACTVLKDGEPIKSCLTFAVQADGSEIMTVEGMEDLPEAEGELHPLQEGFREEHGLQCGYCTPGMIMSGKALLDENPDPEEGEIREAISGNLCRCTGYQNIVKSIEYAADELKAEPATADGGSVTAAERFDGETDFDCGVEDCCGGPSADGPIEGADPQFDDVGGEDT comes from the coding sequence GTGACTGACGAACGCGAAATCACGCTGACGGTCAACGGCACCGAACACACGATCGAAGTCGAACCGCGAAAGCTGCTCGTCCACGCCATCCGCGAGGATCTGGACCTGACGGGCACCCACATCGGCTGTGACACGGGTAACTGCGGCGCGTGTACCGTCCTCAAGGACGGCGAGCCGATCAAGTCCTGTCTGACCTTCGCGGTCCAGGCCGATGGGAGCGAGATCATGACCGTCGAGGGGATGGAGGACCTGCCCGAGGCCGAGGGGGAACTCCACCCGCTCCAGGAGGGGTTCCGCGAGGAACACGGCCTCCAGTGTGGCTACTGTACGCCCGGGATGATCATGTCGGGGAAGGCGCTGTTGGACGAGAACCCCGACCCAGAGGAGGGGGAGATCCGCGAAGCGATCAGCGGCAACCTCTGTCGGTGTACCGGCTACCAGAACATCGTCAAGTCCATCGAGTACGCCGCCGACGAGCTGAAGGCGGAGCCCGCGACTGCGGACGGCGGGAGCGTCACCGCCGCGGAACGGTTCGACGGCGAGACCGACTTCGACTGCGGCGTCGAGGACTGCTGTGGCGGCCCGTCGGCGGACGGTCCGATCGAGGGCGCCGATCCCCAGTTCGACGACGTTGGAGGTGAGGACACGTGA
- a CDS encoding FAD binding domain-containing protein, giving the protein MKAAPFEHHEPTTVDEAVSLLESLHEPTILAGGQSLVPMLRFRLARPDTVVDINGIDSLDYFHEDDGYLKIGALARHADVEDNELIEDRYGSFADAAPLIADPQIRNRGTIVGSMAQADPKGDWGSVLIAHDGEVVAKGPDGERTIPADELFLLPYDTSLMEDELITEARVPTPAPGEGSAYHKLKRKTGDYAMAGVAARLVLDDDGRIEDAGIGMTAVDITNARAADAEAHLEGERPSADLFETAGELAAEASNPESDEHGDAAYKERMVDVLTQRALGDAAERAGAVKRRVTQ; this is encoded by the coding sequence ATGAAAGCTGCACCGTTCGAACACCACGAACCCACGACGGTCGACGAGGCGGTGAGCCTCTTGGAGAGCCTGCACGAGCCGACGATCCTCGCGGGGGGACAGAGCCTCGTGCCCATGCTCCGATTCCGGCTGGCTCGCCCGGACACCGTCGTCGACATCAACGGCATCGACTCGCTCGATTACTTCCACGAGGACGACGGCTACCTGAAGATCGGTGCGCTGGCCCGCCACGCCGACGTGGAGGACAACGAGCTGATCGAGGATCGGTACGGGAGTTTCGCCGACGCCGCGCCGCTGATCGCGGACCCGCAGATCCGCAACCGTGGCACCATCGTCGGATCGATGGCACAGGCCGATCCCAAGGGCGACTGGGGGAGCGTCCTCATCGCCCACGACGGCGAGGTGGTCGCGAAGGGACCCGACGGGGAGCGAACCATCCCCGCGGACGAACTGTTCCTCCTGCCGTACGACACGTCGCTGATGGAGGACGAACTCATCACGGAGGCGCGCGTCCCGACGCCGGCTCCGGGCGAGGGAAGCGCGTACCACAAGCTGAAACGCAAGACGGGCGACTACGCGATGGCGGGGGTCGCGGCCCGACTCGTCCTCGACGACGACGGACGGATCGAGGACGCGGGCATCGGCATGACCGCCGTCGACATCACGAACGCCCGGGCGGCGGACGCCGAAGCGCACCTCGAAGGCGAACGGCCGAGCGCCGACCTGTTCGAGACGGCGGGCGAACTCGCGGCCGAGGCGTCGAACCCCGAATCCGACGAACACGGCGACGCGGCCTACAAGGAGCGGATGGTCGACGTGCTGACCCAGCGGGCGCTGGGTGACGCGGCCGAGCGAGCCGGCGCCGTCAAACGGAGGGTCACACAGTGA
- a CDS encoding CoxG family protein, which translates to MNFEGEFELDGVPPEKAWIVLSDPIAVRDALKGCRYIAPMDDDFNFDEYEPEEGLETLPDADADDVADRAFVAGEKYAALMQVGVGSVKPQFETTVTINERDGDDFEMLASGGGDASGSSFSMNSGMRIHELEDGGGSRIEWWTEADISGRIAQLGSRVIKPVSDKIVNNFFSNIEQQMTDVDEETSSGVTDRLRNML; encoded by the coding sequence ATGAATTTCGAAGGCGAGTTCGAGCTCGACGGGGTACCGCCCGAGAAGGCGTGGATCGTTCTCTCGGACCCCATCGCGGTCCGGGACGCGCTGAAGGGGTGCCGGTATATCGCCCCGATGGACGACGACTTCAACTTCGACGAGTACGAGCCCGAGGAGGGCCTGGAGACGCTGCCCGACGCGGACGCCGACGACGTGGCCGACCGGGCGTTCGTCGCCGGGGAGAAGTACGCGGCGCTGATGCAGGTGGGCGTCGGCAGCGTGAAACCGCAGTTCGAGACGACGGTCACCATCAACGAGCGCGACGGCGACGACTTCGAGATGTTGGCGAGCGGCGGCGGCGACGCCAGCGGCAGTAGCTTCAGCATGAACTCGGGGATGCGCATCCACGAGCTGGAGGACGGCGGGGGGTCGCGCATCGAGTGGTGGACCGAGGCCGACATCTCGGGGCGCATCGCCCAGCTCGGCTCCCGGGTTATCAAGCCCGTCTCCGACAAGATCGTGAACAACTTCTTCAGCAACATCGAGCAGCAGATGACCGACGTCGACGAGGAGACCAGCTCCGGCGTCACCGACCGACTCCGCAACATGCTATGA
- a CDS encoding molybdopterin molybdotransferase MoeA, whose protein sequence is MTGDTHDDLIEWDDGAERVRALREAWLPRLGTETVPLDRLAGRAVAEPIRAPTDVPAHSHATMDGFAFDATDPYPLELVDVEVFPEDDPPSLGPGEAARIATGAPLPEGANAVLKREEASFDAGRLTGTDLSPGTYVYERGSNVAEGEQLFAAGERLGPKDALLLADLGIDSVTVRDRFSVGLLATGTEIHEGRQRDLDSAMLAGLVRSWGHEATHEGSVPDDYDRVESRIDELAREHDVVMTTGGTSVGDKDFVVRALAALGDLRFHRVALRPGKPIAVAELPDHDAVAVAIPGKPVGAHAVTTLVARPFFTGDASLPTVDASMARAVDIAAPGFAYAIPVTLDDGTAMPLGHADSPLPIYDDAFDPSVLSSSTRATRANGFVLTESALDRGTAVEVVPYPVVER, encoded by the coding sequence ATGACTGGAGACACACACGACGACCTGATCGAGTGGGACGACGGCGCCGAACGGGTTCGAGCCCTCCGTGAGGCGTGGCTGCCGCGACTCGGCACCGAGACGGTGCCGCTCGACCGCCTCGCCGGCCGTGCCGTCGCGGAGCCGATCCGCGCGCCCACGGACGTGCCTGCGCACAGCCACGCGACCATGGACGGCTTCGCGTTCGACGCGACGGACCCGTATCCGCTCGAACTCGTGGATGTCGAGGTGTTTCCGGAGGACGACCCGCCGTCCCTCGGCCCCGGCGAGGCGGCCCGCATCGCCACCGGCGCGCCCCTCCCCGAGGGGGCGAACGCGGTGTTGAAACGAGAGGAAGCGAGCTTCGACGCCGGCCGTCTGACGGGGACCGACCTCTCCCCCGGCACCTACGTCTACGAGCGCGGAAGCAACGTCGCCGAGGGGGAGCAACTGTTCGCGGCCGGGGAGCGCCTCGGTCCGAAGGACGCCCTCCTCCTCGCGGACCTCGGGATCGATTCGGTGACCGTCCGCGACCGGTTCTCGGTCGGCCTGCTGGCCACCGGTACCGAGATTCACGAGGGGCGCCAGCGCGACCTTGACTCCGCGATGCTCGCGGGTCTCGTCCGGTCGTGGGGCCACGAGGCGACCCACGAGGGGAGCGTCCCCGACGACTACGACCGCGTCGAGTCGCGGATCGACGAACTCGCGCGCGAACACGACGTGGTGATGACCACCGGCGGCACCAGCGTCGGCGACAAGGACTTCGTGGTGCGGGCGCTCGCTGCCCTCGGCGACCTGCGCTTCCACCGGGTGGCCCTCCGCCCCGGCAAGCCCATCGCCGTCGCCGAACTCCCCGATCACGACGCCGTCGCCGTCGCCATCCCCGGCAAACCCGTCGGCGCCCACGCCGTGACGACGCTCGTCGCCCGCCCCTTCTTCACCGGCGACGCGTCGCTCCCGACGGTCGACGCGTCGATGGCTCGGGCCGTCGATATCGCGGCCCCCGGCTTCGCCTACGCTATCCCCGTCACCCTCGACGACGGGACGGCGATGCCCCTCGGCCACGCCGACTCCCCCCTGCCGATCTACGACGACGCCTTCGATCCCAGCGTCCTCTCGTCGAGTACGCGCGCGACGCGGGCGAACGGGTTCGTCCTCACTGAGTCGGCGCTCGACCGCGGCACGGCGGTCGAGGTGGTCCCCTACCCCGTCGTGGAGCGATGA
- a CDS encoding nucleotidyltransferase family protein — MSLPVVSPPFDAPDESPSVAGVLLAAGTSDRYGERNKLLETHDGDPLVRGAARTLLAAPVDPVIVVVGHEADRVAAALNGLDVELVQNDAYATGQASSVREGMRAVPDRADAAVVALGDMPFVAPATVGRLVDAYAAGAGDALAAAHDGHRGNPVCFDRRFFDALTDVTGDVGGRSILLDHGVLVDTGDPGVRRDVDEPSDL, encoded by the coding sequence ATGAGTCTGCCCGTCGTCTCCCCACCGTTCGACGCGCCCGACGAGTCCCCGTCCGTCGCCGGCGTCCTCCTCGCCGCCGGCACCAGCGATCGGTACGGCGAGCGCAACAAACTCCTCGAGACCCACGACGGCGACCCCCTCGTTCGGGGCGCCGCGCGGACGCTCCTCGCGGCGCCGGTCGACCCCGTAATCGTCGTCGTCGGCCACGAGGCCGACCGCGTCGCCGCCGCGCTGAATGGACTCGACGTCGAACTCGTTCAGAACGACGCCTACGCCACCGGGCAGGCGTCCTCGGTCCGCGAGGGGATGCGCGCGGTTCCGGATCGGGCCGACGCCGCCGTCGTCGCCCTCGGCGACATGCCCTTCGTCGCGCCGGCGACGGTGGGGCGACTCGTCGACGCCTACGCCGCGGGCGCCGGGGACGCGCTGGCGGCCGCCCACGACGGCCACCGGGGTAACCCCGTCTGTTTCGACCGTCGGTTCTTCGACGCTCTCACCGACGTGACCGGTGACGTGGGCGGACGGTCGATCCTCCTCGATCACGGCGTCCTCGTCGACACCGGCGACCCCGGCGTCCGGCGCGACGTGGACGAGCCGTCGGACCTGTGA
- a CDS encoding AbrB/MazE/SpoVT family DNA-binding domain-containing protein has product MGKLTDTKISEKNLTTVPKPVRNFLDIGAGDRVEWHVEDGRIVVRVDDGEG; this is encoded by the coding sequence ATGGGTAAGCTCACCGATACGAAGATTTCGGAGAAGAACCTGACGACCGTCCCGAAGCCGGTGCGGAACTTCCTGGATATCGGCGCCGGAGACCGGGTGGAGTGGCACGTCGAGGACGGGCGGATCGTCGTCCGGGTCGACGACGGGGAGGGCTGA
- a CDS encoding transcription initiation factor IIB, translating to MTRPTRQRDDRTRWQGEEEEDEADEDVDVDDLDPEDLVRTADGELIHEETGLIVEEEQIDPGPEWRAFNHQERQEKSRVGAPTTQTMHDKGLTTTIDWKDKDAYGRSISSRKRSQMHRLRKWQERIRTKDAGERNLQFALSEVDRMASALGVPRSVREVASVIYRRALNEDLIRGRSIEGVATAALYAACRKEGIPRSLEEISEVSRVERKEIGRTYRYISQELGLEMKPVDPKKYVPRFCSELDLSEEVQVKANEIIEETAEKGLLSGKSPTGYAAAAIYAASLLCNEKKTQREVADVAQVTEVTIRNRYQEQIEAMGIHS from the coding sequence ATGACACGGCCCACCCGCCAGCGGGACGACCGGACGCGATGGCAGGGCGAGGAGGAGGAGGACGAAGCCGACGAGGACGTCGACGTCGACGACCTCGACCCCGAGGACCTCGTCAGGACGGCCGATGGCGAACTGATTCACGAAGAGACCGGGCTCATCGTCGAGGAGGAACAGATCGATCCCGGCCCGGAGTGGCGGGCGTTCAACCACCAGGAACGACAGGAGAAATCGCGGGTGGGCGCCCCGACCACCCAGACGATGCACGACAAGGGGCTGACGACGACCATCGACTGGAAAGACAAGGACGCCTACGGACGCTCTATCTCCTCACGAAAGCGCTCGCAGATGCACCGCCTGCGGAAGTGGCAAGAGCGGATTCGGACGAAGGACGCGGGCGAGCGCAACCTCCAGTTCGCGCTCTCGGAGGTCGACCGGATGGCCTCCGCGCTCGGCGTTCCTCGATCCGTGCGTGAGGTGGCCTCCGTCATCTACCGACGCGCGCTCAACGAGGATCTGATTCGGGGGCGCTCCATCGAGGGCGTCGCCACCGCCGCGCTCTACGCCGCCTGTCGAAAGGAGGGCATCCCCCGCTCGCTGGAGGAGATTTCGGAGGTGTCGCGGGTCGAGCGCAAGGAGATCGGTCGCACCTACCGCTACATCTCCCAGGAACTCGGCTTGGAGATGAAACCCGTCGACCCGAAGAAGTACGTCCCCCGCTTCTGCTCGGAACTCGACCTCAGCGAGGAAGTGCAGGTGAAGGCCAACGAGATCATCGAAGAGACCGCCGAGAAGGGACTGCTCTCGGGGAAATCGCCCACCGGCTACGCCGCCGCCGCCATCTACGCCGCGTCCCTGCTCTGTAACGAGAAGAAGACCCAGCGGGAGGTGGCCGACGTGGCCCAGGTGACCGAAGTCACCATCCGGAACCGGTATCAGGAACAGATCGAGGCGATGGGTATCCACAGCTAG
- the nreA gene encoding DNA repair protein NreA has product MRLDEFVDLEANERAERRRLAKEKSYEILDYVEGVADRVQQSVSGDAIVGSVSPSIFVGGSNYPNVSTGILSPVGDEGRADSYVTSGAWYEEGVDLDEVFRRRTGLLNSRRSTPVDAHDAWDGFVGVGREVAIADRPVDVEIGLDGDPTVDFDADGVSTPTGPSARARSAQLGENPHVPRPVKKTLEDDDWRAEGAINYLYRRGFDVYEVNTILSAGALGRSENRRLVPTRWSITAVDDTVGQFLRGSLRDARSIGEVEIHRNEFLGNAYWVLLAPGQWEYELVELKAPGSVWNPDPEAGMWIAADREGYEGRTGYVEETAGAYHAARLAALEHLDDRNRQAKCLVLRHVSDDYWGPAGVWQVREGVRHAFEGEHATAETLADAVRGVVDYLPTTLAALRRKSAMVAGLQTTLSDF; this is encoded by the coding sequence ATGCGCCTCGACGAGTTCGTCGACCTCGAGGCGAACGAACGCGCCGAGCGACGGCGCCTCGCGAAGGAGAAGTCCTACGAGATTCTCGACTACGTCGAAGGCGTCGCCGACCGCGTCCAGCAGTCCGTCTCCGGCGACGCCATCGTCGGCAGCGTCTCGCCTTCCATCTTCGTCGGGGGGTCGAACTACCCGAACGTCTCCACCGGCATCCTCTCGCCCGTCGGCGACGAGGGGCGAGCGGACAGCTACGTCACCAGCGGCGCGTGGTACGAGGAGGGCGTCGACTTGGACGAGGTGTTTCGCCGTCGGACGGGGCTCCTCAACTCCCGCCGGTCGACGCCCGTCGACGCCCACGACGCCTGGGACGGCTTCGTCGGCGTCGGCCGCGAAGTCGCCATCGCGGACCGCCCGGTCGACGTGGAGATCGGACTGGACGGCGACCCGACCGTCGACTTCGACGCCGACGGCGTCTCGACGCCGACCGGCCCGAGCGCCCGCGCCCGCTCCGCACAGTTGGGTGAGAACCCGCACGTCCCCCGGCCGGTGAAGAAGACGCTGGAGGACGACGACTGGCGCGCCGAGGGAGCGATCAACTACCTCTACCGCCGCGGCTTCGACGTGTACGAGGTGAACACCATCCTCTCGGCGGGGGCACTCGGTCGGAGCGAGAACCGCCGCCTCGTCCCCACGCGGTGGTCGATCACCGCCGTCGACGACACTGTGGGCCAGTTCCTGCGGGGGTCGCTCCGGGACGCCCGGAGCATCGGCGAGGTGGAGATCCATCGCAACGAGTTCCTCGGCAACGCCTACTGGGTGCTCCTCGCGCCGGGACAGTGGGAGTACGAACTCGTCGAGCTGAAGGCGCCGGGGAGCGTCTGGAACCCCGACCCCGAGGCCGGGATGTGGATCGCCGCCGACCGCGAGGGGTACGAGGGCCGCACCGGCTACGTCGAGGAGACGGCCGGGGCGTACCACGCCGCCCGGCTGGCCGCCCTCGAACACCTCGACGACCGGAACCGACAGGCGAAATGTCTCGTCCTCCGGCACGTCTCCGACGACTACTGGGGACCGGCGGGCGTCTGGCAGGTCCGTGAGGGCGTTCGCCACGCCTTCGAGGGCGAGCACGCGACGGCGGAGACGCTCGCGGACGCGGTGCGGGGCGTCGTCGACTACCTCCCCACCACGCTCGCGGCGCTCAGACGGAAGTCGGCGATGGTCGCGGGGCTACAGACGACGCTGTCCGACTTCTAG
- a CDS encoding DUF302 domain-containing protein — translation MTFPIDPTVVDPEDIGEKRATLEMSHEEAVEHVRETFEAAGFGVPVEFSVSGMLNEKIDAGRDPYYVLGACNPAMADRVLDASEGRVGALMPCNVVVWEEKPGVQTVYHVSIMRIGRLLGMAPDDEEMADIVAETGEMVEAAYAAL, via the coding sequence ATGACGTTCCCGATCGATCCGACCGTCGTCGACCCGGAAGACATCGGCGAGAAGCGCGCGACCCTGGAGATGAGCCACGAGGAGGCGGTCGAACACGTCCGCGAGACGTTCGAGGCCGCCGGCTTCGGCGTGCCCGTGGAGTTCTCCGTCTCGGGGATGCTCAACGAGAAAATCGACGCCGGACGCGACCCGTACTACGTCCTCGGCGCGTGCAATCCCGCGATGGCCGACCGCGTCCTCGACGCCAGCGAGGGACGCGTGGGCGCGCTCATGCCGTGTAACGTCGTCGTCTGGGAGGAGAAGCCGGGCGTCCAGACCGTCTATCACGTCAGCATCATGCGGATCGGCCGACTGCTCGGCATGGCGCCGGACGACGAGGAGATGGCCGACATCGTCGCCGAGACGGGTGAGATGGTCGAGGCGGCGTACGCGGCGCTCTAG